Proteins from a single region of Harpia harpyja isolate bHarHar1 chromosome 14, bHarHar1 primary haplotype, whole genome shotgun sequence:
- the IDH3A gene encoding isocitrate dehydrogenase [NAD] subunit alpha, mitochondrial isoform X2, translated as MAAAAWMPTVSRLLGAFKNQKQVQTVTLIPGDGIGPEISAAVMKIFDAAKAPIQWEERNVTAIQGPGGKWMIPPDAKESMDKNKMGLKGPLKTPIAAGHPSMNLLLRKTFDLYANVRPCVSIEGYKTPYTDVNIVTIRENTEGEYSGIEHVIVEGVVQSIKLITEEASKRIAEFAFEYARNNQRSHVTAVHKANIMRMSDGLFLRKCREAAENCKDIKFNEMYLDTVCLNMVQDPSQFDVLVMPNLYGDILSDLCAGLIGGLGVTPSGNIGANGVAIFESVHGTAPDIAGKDLANPTALLLSAVMMLRHMGLHKHATKIETACFDTIKDGKVLTKDLGGSAKCSEFTEEICRRVQDTD; from the exons ATGGCTGCAGCCGCGTGGATGCCTACG GTTTCTCGATTGCTAGGTGctttcaaaaaccaaaaacag GTACAAACAGTAACTTTAATCCCAGGAGATGGCATAGGACCCGAGATTTCTGCTGCTGTCATGAAGATCTTTGATGCTGCCAAA GCTCCTATTCAGTGGGAAGAGAGGAATGTTACAGCTATCCAAGGACCAGGAGGGAAGTGGATGATACCTCCAGATGCCAAAGAATCCATGGATAAAAACAAAATGGGATTAAAAG ggcCTTTAAAGACCCCAATTGCTGCAGGGCATCCATCAATGAATCTTCTTCTGCGTAAAACCTTTGACCTTTATGCAAACGTACGTCCCTGTGTCTCAATTGAAGGGTATAAAACCCCATATACAGATGTGAATATTGTCACAATTCGAGAGAACACAGAAGGCGAATACAGTGGAATTGAGCATGTG ATTGTTGAAGGTGTTGTGCAAAGTATCAAGCTAATCACAGAAGAAGCTAGCAAGCGTATTGCAGAATTTGCTTTTGAGTATGCCAGAAATAATCAGAGAAGCCATGTTACTGCTGTGCACAAGGCAAATATTAT GAGAATGTCCGACGGGCTTTTCTTGAGAAaatgcagggaggcagcagaaaACTGTAAAGATATTAAATTTAATGAAATGTATCTGGATACTGTGTGTCTGAAT ATGGTTCAAGATCCATCACAATTTGATGTGCTTGTTATGCCAAACTTGTATGGTGACATCCTCAG tgacttgtGTGCTGGACTGATTGGGGGTCTTGGAGTAACACCAAGTGGAAATATTGGTGCTAATGGAGTTGCAATTTTTGAATCG GTTCATGGCACGGCACCAGACATTGCAGGAAAAGATTTGGCAAATCCAACTGCCCTTCTTCTGAGTGCTGTAATGATGTTGCGTCACATGGGACTACACAAACATGCCACAAAAATTGAGACAGCTTGCTTTGATACAATTAAAGATGGAAAG gtctTGACAAAAGACTTGGGAGGTAGCGCCAAGTGTTCGGAATTCACAGAGGAGATCTGCCGCAGAGTACAGGACACAGACTAA
- the IDH3A gene encoding isocitrate dehydrogenase [NAD] subunit alpha, mitochondrial isoform X1 has translation MAAAAWMPTVSRLLGAFKNQKQVTRSFGSAVQTVTLIPGDGIGPEISAAVMKIFDAAKAPIQWEERNVTAIQGPGGKWMIPPDAKESMDKNKMGLKGPLKTPIAAGHPSMNLLLRKTFDLYANVRPCVSIEGYKTPYTDVNIVTIRENTEGEYSGIEHVIVEGVVQSIKLITEEASKRIAEFAFEYARNNQRSHVTAVHKANIMRMSDGLFLRKCREAAENCKDIKFNEMYLDTVCLNMVQDPSQFDVLVMPNLYGDILSDLCAGLIGGLGVTPSGNIGANGVAIFESVHGTAPDIAGKDLANPTALLLSAVMMLRHMGLHKHATKIETACFDTIKDGKVLTKDLGGSAKCSEFTEEICRRVQDTD, from the exons ATGGCTGCAGCCGCGTGGATGCCTACG GTTTCTCGATTGCTAGGTGctttcaaaaaccaaaaacagGTGACCAGAAGTTTTGGTAGTGCT GTACAAACAGTAACTTTAATCCCAGGAGATGGCATAGGACCCGAGATTTCTGCTGCTGTCATGAAGATCTTTGATGCTGCCAAA GCTCCTATTCAGTGGGAAGAGAGGAATGTTACAGCTATCCAAGGACCAGGAGGGAAGTGGATGATACCTCCAGATGCCAAAGAATCCATGGATAAAAACAAAATGGGATTAAAAG ggcCTTTAAAGACCCCAATTGCTGCAGGGCATCCATCAATGAATCTTCTTCTGCGTAAAACCTTTGACCTTTATGCAAACGTACGTCCCTGTGTCTCAATTGAAGGGTATAAAACCCCATATACAGATGTGAATATTGTCACAATTCGAGAGAACACAGAAGGCGAATACAGTGGAATTGAGCATGTG ATTGTTGAAGGTGTTGTGCAAAGTATCAAGCTAATCACAGAAGAAGCTAGCAAGCGTATTGCAGAATTTGCTTTTGAGTATGCCAGAAATAATCAGAGAAGCCATGTTACTGCTGTGCACAAGGCAAATATTAT GAGAATGTCCGACGGGCTTTTCTTGAGAAaatgcagggaggcagcagaaaACTGTAAAGATATTAAATTTAATGAAATGTATCTGGATACTGTGTGTCTGAAT ATGGTTCAAGATCCATCACAATTTGATGTGCTTGTTATGCCAAACTTGTATGGTGACATCCTCAG tgacttgtGTGCTGGACTGATTGGGGGTCTTGGAGTAACACCAAGTGGAAATATTGGTGCTAATGGAGTTGCAATTTTTGAATCG GTTCATGGCACGGCACCAGACATTGCAGGAAAAGATTTGGCAAATCCAACTGCCCTTCTTCTGAGTGCTGTAATGATGTTGCGTCACATGGGACTACACAAACATGCCACAAAAATTGAGACAGCTTGCTTTGATACAATTAAAGATGGAAAG gtctTGACAAAAGACTTGGGAGGTAGCGCCAAGTGTTCGGAATTCACAGAGGAGATCTGCCGCAGAGTACAGGACACAGACTAA